Genomic window (Gasterosteus aculeatus chromosome 1, fGasAcu3.hap1.1, whole genome shotgun sequence):
CTGATATTATTGGAAACCCTCCATTAAGTCCTATCAAGTGTCAGCGTGCTTGTGCGTGCACGTGacctctgtttttcttttttttccctgcctCGTGGGTTCCTGACAGGAatagaaactgcccagaaaagTTTCTACTTTTAAAAGCTGGTGGGCCAGGTGTTTATAGCAGGCGTCATAAGGAAGGCGGTTATTTTTAGGCTGCAGGACGTCTGAGGTTGGGCTACGAGTGCCGGTTGACGGAGGCTTTTCGAGAAGTCAAACAACAAGGACaccgtttgtgtgcgtgcaaacTCCTCCGGGATACAGTCACGTCCCCTTTGGTGTAAACTCTCCACGCAGGTAGAGTTCACCGgggacagctgctgctgctacaccAAGACAGCTAATGAGTGTGAATGCTGTTAAGATCACACTGGCACAAGACCTGAAATACCACCTGTACTAAATGCAGACTTGATGGACTGTATGGCTCTGAATGAAGAACTAACCTGTCAGTGTCTAAATGTTCACTTACCACCATTATTGTCCAGACATTCTACATCGATCTTCAGGTTCAGTGAGAAATGAAACGCGGATATGTTTCACTTCCCCAAAAACAGTCACAACTAATCAAGTCACACAAGATAAATCTCCAGTCTCATAATTAATTCATCCCACACAGCCGCAACATTGCGTTGACCCCAAAAGAAGAGGATGGTCCAAACACAAATAGGGTGCAAATAAAATTAGCGTGGACTTTAATAACAACCTCCCGATTCATCGCCCTCTAATCCTGGATTGCGGTATGTCGTGCTTGTGCATTAAAAATAAGCAAAGGTCACTTACGTATTTCCAGCCCAGGGTGGTCTTGCAGTTCTCACAGTAGATGTCTGCTACAGCGTGCAGGCCTGTGAGCAGAACCCTCTCTTCTGCAGGGCCACAGCCGACGTTCACCCTGAGtcagaggagacaaaggagcGTCGTTGCCTCGATGCATTTACTGTACGATGCAGTCCGAGTGAGTCACAGCTTCACGCCCACTCGCACGGCGCACGCTGGCGCTCGGGCCGGGGAGCATGCGTCCAAACTGCCCAATTTTCACACTCAACTCGGGCCGATAATAACTCCGTCTGCACCGAGGCTAACAAACAGCCAGCCTGTTGGAGCACTTGTCTCCTGTCCGAGTCGGGCATCTgggtctgttttctttttttttggaaagaatAATGTGAACCAGGTGGGTTGAAAAGCAACAAGAGAGGGATACTTACACGGAATTGAACAGGTAGGCTCTGCCTTGGCTCCCCTGAAACGACTGCAGGGACGAGATGAGGCAAAGAATGAGCCCTTTCATACAGTGTAGTAACTATAAAATAATGTAAGAATGCTATGACATTAGCATAATGCTTGAGACAAAGGAGTTCTcattaatataaaatacaaaaatgttgatTTGAGGCAGGCCTTTACTTTAATAGCAGCTTTTATAAAATAAGTGGCTTTACCAGATGTGACGAATAATTACTTTGCAGGCGGTTATTTTTCACAACAAAAACGGGTTTCCATGGTGCAGATGTGTTACGACCGGCGGAAAACCCTTTGGGCACGAGCGAGCAGTGTTTTCATTATCACATGAGGAGAAAGTGATTCATAATCCTCTTCGCTAACCAGTTTATAACATAATCCATCCACAAGCAACAGTGTGGCGCCTGCTGACGCGGACGCACAGGTGTTCAGCCTGTTTGGTTGCCATAATTCCTCGTCCGCCCTGCTCCTTTATTAAACATTCAACGCTGGTCCACGTCAATTCCTACTGCATCACTGACTGTGCCGCGACATTAAAGAGGCAACAACTGTATGCTGCATATTCTTGCTTGGGGGTGTAAAGTGCCATTTCAGTGACAATTAACTGCCTGAACGTAAGTACAGTCCTACGGTGAGTAAGACGAGTCAAGTCACCGGAGCGGCTGGCCGGTTACCTTGGAGATGAGCTCGTCGTGGTTGGCCAGGTGAGCTCGGCAGTGGATGCAGCTGTAGGTCCGGTGGCAGCTCGGCAGGTATGCCTGGAAGGTCTTGGAGCGCGTCATCCTGACCATGGGCGGAGTTGGCGGGCGGTGCAAGAAGGGACTGCCAGCCCAGGTCGGCTCACAAGGGAAGCACCGCAACACACAGGTGAGGGCCGTGGTGGGCGCCGGGTTGGGAGGCGAACACCTGCGCACAGGGAGGGTACAAGGAGCAGCTAATGGTTACACAGGCGCGTAAACAGCTGCTTCCCTGAGCTGATGTTGTAAGCTGAGCCGCACGTGCCTAACTGCCGACGGCGCTACGCTCTGCGCTGTGTGTTTGGGAGAATTCTCCAACCTGCTGGCGTCTTTGAAACAGTTAAACCTCAAAGagctgtgatgtgatgtgattgcATAATTAACAGGCCTGTGTGTCAGGCTGAGACACAAcattacacatttcatttgtaaagCTGAAAACACTGAGGAAATTCTACTTTCATGAGGTGAGATACAAACATGGTACAGGTACAGGCATCCACCACACAGGACATCGCTTCTTCTAGAGGCCAAAAATGAGTCCTAGTTGGTCGAGAGGACTGTTTGGGCTATCGAAGCAgggacagacaaaaaaatcaACAGGTAACTGTTATGATAAATGCTTAGTTAAAGTCACTTTTAGCCATGCTGGCGACATGGCTCGAGTGATGACAATGTCAGTCTGCCCTCCGCCGAAATACCTCAACTACTACTTGATGACTTGGGACAAAGCTTTGTGTAGACTTTCATGGTGCCCAGAGGATGAACTCTTCCTCTGCCATCATCAAGGCTAAACTAAAATTTGACAATGTAGGTATTTGCAGGTATTTTGTATCCAATCAGATACCTGAAAAACGAATGACATTCCCATCCTCAGCATTACTGCGTTTAGTAGTGATAAGCAAAAGTTAGCATGCGGGCACGCTAACTAACATGGTAAACATTATTCCTACATTATACACATGAGCATGTCATTCTGTGTATGTAACCATGCAGCCGTTTGGCATTTAGCTCAATGCATGTCGGTAAGTGCAGAGAAGCTACTGGGGCTGGATTTTAATCTCAGTAATCATGAATCCAGCTCCTCAAACGCGACGATTTGTTGCTTTCCTGTATCAGGTACTTTTTGATTGCATACCTTTTGGACTATTACCTCTATAAGAGCAATACATTTTTGCACACCGACCTGCGTTCTTACcaaatatgtcttttttttccctcttattTTTAAACGGTACACTTAATGAATTAACTGACGTGGCAGAACACGGACACTGAAGGCAATCGTTAGTCGCGGCTGCAGCTTGGTTTCAGAATATTCTGCACTTACTCGCAGTGCACACAGGCAGCAACACCACGGCCCACGCTCCGTGTTTAGGTCTACGAGGCTGCAGAGATAATCTGCTTAGCGTAGCACAACGGGCGAGGATCGTGCTCTGCTCACTGCACGATATCCAAATAGACCCTTAAAATACTTCTGCTGGTGTGCACCGGTGACGGAGACGGTTAAGGGAACTCGTCCCACAGGGTCGGAGCCAGGAGGACAGAGGTATGTTTTGACTGTACAGGAGATGCTGAGGGGCACTCTGCTCTTCACCTGGTGCTGCAGATTCCATCTTTGTGGTTGTATTGCTTAATGCAACTTTAGCGATTGGTTTCAGCCGCAGTAGCTCTAGTGCCACACACGACCTATTGAccttaaaagtgtaatgtagcTCTACTTCCCAGTGCTACTTTTCATAAAGACACTCAATCAAAGAATATATGCACCTTTTACTACCTATCTCCACTCACAATTCTTTCTCatcaaaatgacacaaatgtaaCACAATTAAATATAAAGACATGACCTttctaaataaattaaatttctATCGTGTCTGAGACATCTGGAAAAACTAATACATTCCTGAATGGGAGCAGAAGGCCACTGTGACTATAATCAAGAGACGAGAGAGGAGCCTCTTTACTTTATTGCCCTGCAATATGATTGTTTTTAGTGTCGGGGGCGGATGAAGGCTGCAGTGCTGATGGGAAGGACCGGCGGgtagaaatgaataaataaggcAGTGAGATGTGcccttgttttctctcctctgacGCGGTGCCAGCGGCGTGGGATCGGGGCACAAAGACACGCTCAGTACAGTTGTCGGAGTgacccccgacacacacacacacacacacacacacagaactctTACCCAAAGCATGTTTTATGCTCTTGGTTTAATATGAGAATCTGAGACTTTTGCCACTTGATTTACAAGTAATTGGACAAAAATGCCTACATTTGACAAGGCCCAGCTTTTTAACATGTGAATAAATACTGCCGTTATAAGGCTCTTATATTAGtaaactgaatgtatttaagTTTTAGACAGCTGGTATGATTGAACCAGCAATTGGAAATACAACTAATCAAGACAATCACTTACATTGGCACAAACCGTAGCTGATTTAAAGCACTGTAGGTAATCTCGGAATGTAAGCTTCTcacttaattcattcatttgaagtTTCTTCTGTTAAGCCTCTACGCCTGCATTTGCAACAAGTCACATAGGATAAATACACCGTCTAAATTTCCAAAATATGAACGTGGATGTGAACTTTTCCGTTACAGCTGAGAGGTGAGATGTTTACTCAAACAATCTCTCAATGAAAAGCTCTGCTGGAATGAAGTTCTGCACGTAGTGCACATCTTCTTAATCCACGAGGGGTTCTC
Coding sequences:
- the ypel2b gene encoding protein yippee-like 2; this encodes MVRMTRSKTFQAYLPSCHRTYSCIHCRAHLANHDELISKSFQGSQGRAYLFNSVVNVGCGPAEERVLLTGLHAVADIYCENCKTTLGWKYEHAFESSQKYKEGKFIIELAHMIKDNGWD